A window from Bacteroidota bacterium encodes these proteins:
- a CDS encoding NADH:ubiquinone reductase (Na(+)-transporting) subunit D codes for MSSENKEREPLFSAKNRRLLTTPLGKENPITVQVLGICSALAVTAKLEPSVVMALSVMFVLGVGNVVISALRTTIAPRIRIIVQLVVIATLVILVDQFLKAFAYDVSKQLSVFVGLIITNCIIMGRFEAFAMANKPWPSFLDGIGNAWGYGWILIVVGFFRELLGSGTLWGYPVLEKIGLYKIGYENNGMMILPPMALIVVGVIIWVQRSRMKELIEDK; via the coding sequence ATGAGTTCGGAAAATAAGGAAAGAGAACCTCTGTTCTCGGCAAAAAACCGGAGACTTCTTACAACTCCCCTGGGTAAGGAAAACCCCATCACCGTGCAGGTTTTGGGTATTTGTTCCGCCCTTGCGGTAACTGCCAAACTGGAACCGTCAGTTGTAATGGCCCTTTCGGTGATGTTCGTTCTGGGAGTAGGTAACGTGGTTATCTCTGCCTTGAGAACTACCATCGCACCCAGGATCAGGATCATAGTCCAACTGGTTGTGATCGCAACACTGGTTATCCTGGTCGACCAGTTCCTTAAAGCTTTTGCTTATGATGTCAGCAAACAGCTTTCGGTGTTCGTGGGACTGATCATCACCAACTGTATCATCATGGGGCGTTTTGAAGCTTTTGCCATGGCAAACAAACCCTGGCCTTCATTCCTCGATGGAATTGGAAATGCCTGGGGATATGGCTGGATACTTATTGTCGTCGGATTTTTCCGGGAACTGCTCGGTTCCGGAACACTCTGGGGATACCCGGTACTCGAAAAAATCGGCCTGTATAAAATAGGTTATGAAAACAACGGTATGATGATCCTTCCCCCAATGGCTCTTATCGTGGTTGGCGTGATCATTTGGGTGCAGCGCTCCAGAATGAAAGAACTGATTGAAGATAAATAA
- a CDS encoding Na(+)-translocating NADH-quinone reductase subunit A, with product MPETIKITKGLDIRLLGEADLTVKEIRSKLYAIKPIDFIGVFPKLLIQEGDEVKAGTSLFYDKYRENIRFSSPVSGKVKEIRRGPKRILLEIVIESDGKFASEDFGVSDPKNMPAEKVTEKMLLSGVWPVLRQRPYGVIAYPGSEPKAIMVSAFDTHPLAPDYDFIIEGQQQDFQTGLDALNKLAPGKVHLNIQDAKGVSPVFTQATGVNFHRFRGPHPAGNVGTQINKIIPLNRGEAIWYLRPQEVLIIGRLFRTGKFDASKTIALTGSEVLKPHYIKTNLGAGIRDMISDNVTKNHVRYISGNVLTGTKIEKEGFLGFYDSQITVIPEGDHHEFFGWAMPGINKFSFYHSFFSWMQPRKKYRLDTNLNGGERAYVMTGMFEKVFPLNIYPLQLIKAILVEDIDLMENLGIYEVEEEDFALCEFIDTSKTEIQSIVRTGLDLMRKEMM from the coding sequence ATGCCAGAAACAATCAAAATCACAAAGGGATTGGATATCCGGCTTCTTGGCGAGGCTGATCTGACTGTTAAGGAGATCCGGTCAAAACTATATGCCATCAAGCCGATCGATTTTATCGGTGTATTCCCAAAGCTTCTGATTCAGGAGGGCGATGAGGTAAAAGCCGGTACCTCCCTGTTTTATGATAAGTACCGGGAAAACATCCGCTTTTCTTCACCGGTTAGCGGTAAGGTTAAAGAGATCCGGAGAGGTCCAAAGCGTATCCTCCTTGAAATCGTCATTGAATCGGATGGGAAATTTGCTTCCGAGGATTTTGGTGTTTCCGATCCCAAAAACATGCCCGCTGAAAAGGTAACTGAAAAGATGCTCCTCAGCGGCGTTTGGCCTGTGTTAAGACAGAGACCTTATGGGGTGATTGCTTATCCGGGCTCTGAACCCAAAGCCATCATGGTATCGGCATTCGATACCCACCCACTGGCTCCTGATTATGATTTCATTATTGAGGGCCAGCAGCAGGATTTTCAAACGGGATTGGATGCATTGAATAAATTGGCTCCAGGAAAAGTTCATCTGAATATTCAGGATGCTAAGGGGGTTTCTCCTGTATTCACGCAAGCAACCGGGGTAAATTTCCACCGTTTCCGTGGACCCCATCCTGCAGGAAACGTTGGCACGCAGATCAATAAAATTATACCATTGAACAGGGGTGAAGCCATATGGTACCTGAGACCTCAGGAAGTTCTCATCATAGGTCGCCTCTTCAGAACAGGGAAATTTGATGCCTCAAAAACGATTGCCCTTACAGGCTCCGAGGTGCTGAAGCCTCATTATATCAAAACGAATCTTGGTGCCGGAATCCGTGATATGATATCGGATAACGTGACAAAAAACCATGTCCGGTATATCAGCGGTAATGTCCTTACCGGAACAAAAATCGAAAAAGAGGGTTTCCTGGGGTTTTATGATTCGCAAATTACAGTAATTCCTGAAGGCGACCATCACGAATTCTTCGGCTGGGCCATGCCGGGAATCAACAAATTCAGCTTTTACCACTCCTTCTTTTCCTGGATGCAGCCCCGTAAAAAATATCGCCTGGATACTAATCTCAATGGTGGTGAAAGAGCCTATGTAATGACAGGAATGTTCGAAAAGGTGTTCCCGCTGAATATTTATCCCTTGCAGCTTATCAAAGCCATCCTGGTTGAAGATATTGACCTTATGGAAAACCTCGGGATATATGAAGTGGAAGAAGAGGATTTTGCCCTGTGCGAATTTATTGATACCTCCAAAACAGAAATCCAGTCTATTGTTCGTACAGGACTGGATCTGATGAGAAAAGAAATGATGTAA
- a CDS encoding NADH:ubiquinone reductase (Na(+)-transporting) subunit B gives MKGLRNYLNKIKPQFEKGGRFEKLRSTFDAFETFMFVPDKVTFSGSHIRDAIDMKRTMAIVVLALMPALLFGMWNVGYQHFLSHGEVPGFWQVFGYGFLKVLPIIIVSYVTGLAIEFIFAQIRGHEVNEGFLVSGMLIPLVMPPDIPLWMVAVSTAFAVIFGKEVFGGTGMNILNPALTARAFLFFAYPKAISGDLVWIADKADAYSGATPLGHALVGEIDKLPDAMQMFLGFIPGSIGETSVPAILIGAIILIFAGVGSWRIMLSMTLGGLFMGYVFNLIALNEYMMIPAWEHLIMGGFAFGAVFMATDPVSATQTIKGQYIYGFLIGFFAIIVRVFNPAYPEGVMLAILLMNVFAPLIDHYVIQANIRKRRKRWLKVTVES, from the coding sequence ATGAAAGGACTTAGGAATTATCTGAATAAAATTAAACCTCAGTTTGAAAAAGGCGGGCGTTTTGAAAAACTCCGGTCTACTTTCGATGCTTTTGAGACTTTCATGTTTGTGCCCGATAAGGTTACCTTTTCAGGAAGCCATATCCGGGATGCTATCGACATGAAAAGAACCATGGCCATTGTTGTGTTGGCTCTCATGCCTGCCCTGCTTTTCGGGATGTGGAATGTAGGTTACCAACATTTTCTGTCCCATGGAGAAGTACCGGGTTTCTGGCAGGTTTTTGGTTATGGCTTCCTGAAAGTGTTACCTATTATTATTGTTTCCTATGTGACCGGTCTGGCCATAGAATTCATATTTGCTCAGATTCGCGGACATGAGGTAAATGAAGGTTTCTTGGTTTCCGGGATGCTGATCCCTTTGGTAATGCCACCGGATATCCCGCTATGGATGGTAGCTGTTTCAACGGCTTTTGCAGTAATCTTCGGGAAAGAGGTTTTTGGAGGTACAGGAATGAACATCCTGAATCCTGCCCTGACAGCCCGTGCCTTCCTGTTTTTTGCTTATCCCAAAGCAATCTCAGGTGACCTGGTTTGGATTGCAGATAAAGCTGATGCATACAGCGGAGCCACACCCCTCGGCCATGCACTGGTCGGGGAAATTGACAAACTCCCCGATGCTATGCAAATGTTCCTCGGGTTTATACCAGGCTCCATCGGAGAAACTTCGGTTCCTGCTATACTCATCGGAGCAATTATCCTGATTTTTGCCGGCGTGGGAAGCTGGCGTATCATGCTATCCATGACCCTTGGCGGCCTCTTCATGGGTTACGTCTTTAACCTCATCGCCCTTAATGAATATATGATGATCCCTGCATGGGAACACCTGATTATGGGTGGCTTTGCCTTCGGTGCCGTTTTTATGGCCACCGACCCGGTATCTGCCACTCAAACTATTAAAGGACAGTATATCTATGGATTCCTCATCGGATTCTTTGCCATTATCGTCAGGGTATTTAATCCCGCGTATCCCGAAGGTGTTATGCTGGCTATTCTCCTGATGAACGTCTTTGCCCCCCTCATCGATCATTATGTGATCCAGGCCAATATCAGAAAAAGACGAAAAAGATGGCTGAAAGTAACTGTCGAATCCTAA
- a CDS encoding DUF5103 domain-containing protein: MQKFVIALTTMFLFCSAYAQHDTEQDYYQPEYIRFSDHVYVPSIRTVLLYRSGWEMSPPVISLQSGEKLRLEFDDLEADVKSYKVSVVHCDANWQPSDLEPSEYLEGFYDDDINDYEFSYNTTKAFTHYYIDLPSDYLRFTKSGNYLLRVFLGEDTDDNVVITRRFMVSDPKVSLRGSVTRPVNVSEREEKQSVDFVIRTGNYYISDPFTKLKVIIRQNGRWDNMLTGLKPKMAGSTELDYRLIPGNVFNGINEFRNFDIKSLKYNSERIRKIEYDVDGYHVYLWPDERRTFKRYTFEKDINGRKFIESEGSTNQSTESDYVWVHFTLPYDFPLVNGNLYILGDLTDWQFSEEGMMKYDFEKHVYEGKLYLKQGYYNYLFVFLEDGRTDGDAALIEGTHSETENDYTVYVYYRAEGSKYDELIGIEFFNSLIKK; the protein is encoded by the coding sequence ATGCAGAAATTTGTTATTGCTTTAACAACGATGTTCCTGTTTTGTTCTGCCTATGCTCAGCATGACACAGAACAGGATTATTATCAACCTGAGTATATAAGGTTCAGTGATCATGTTTATGTCCCATCCATCAGAACAGTGCTATTATACAGGAGTGGCTGGGAGATGTCGCCGCCGGTAATCTCTCTGCAATCGGGAGAAAAGTTACGGCTGGAGTTTGATGACCTTGAGGCCGATGTCAAATCGTACAAAGTTTCTGTTGTTCATTGCGATGCGAACTGGCAGCCCTCAGACCTGGAACCTTCCGAATATCTTGAGGGTTTCTATGATGATGATATCAACGACTATGAATTTTCGTATAATACAACCAAAGCATTTACGCATTATTATATAGATCTGCCATCCGATTATCTGCGTTTTACAAAATCCGGCAATTATCTTTTGCGGGTTTTCCTGGGTGAAGACACCGATGATAATGTAGTAATAACCAGGCGTTTCATGGTAAGCGACCCTAAGGTAAGTCTTCGTGGAAGTGTAACAAGGCCGGTAAATGTAAGTGAGAGGGAAGAAAAGCAATCTGTTGATTTCGTGATTCGTACGGGGAACTACTATATATCCGATCCTTTCACAAAATTAAAAGTGATCATACGGCAAAACGGCAGGTGGGATAATATGCTTACAGGATTAAAGCCCAAAATGGCAGGTAGCACCGAGCTTGATTATCGGCTTATACCCGGAAATGTTTTCAATGGAATCAACGAATTCAGGAATTTCGACATCAAGAGTTTGAAATACAATTCTGAGCGTATCCGAAAGATAGAATATGATGTGGACGGATATCATGTTTACTTATGGCCGGATGAGCGGAGGACCTTCAAGAGATACACATTTGAGAAAGACATAAACGGCCGGAAATTCATTGAATCAGAGGGCAGCACCAACCAGTCGACCGAGAGCGATTATGTATGGGTTCATTTCACCCTTCCCTATGATTTCCCGTTGGTGAACGGCAATTTGTACATCCTGGGGGACCTCACAGACTGGCAGTTTTCTGAGGAGGGGATGATGAAATACGATTTTGAGAAACATGTTTACGAAGGCAAGCTATACTTAAAACAAGGTTACTACAACTATCTTTTTGTTTTCCTGGAAGACGGAAGAACGGATGGTGACGCAGCGTTGATTGAAGGTACGCACTCTGAGACCGAAAACGATTATACGGTTTATGTTTACTACCGTGCGGAGGGTTCCAAATATGATGAATTGATCGGAATAGAATTCTTTAATTCTCTGATCAAAAAATAA
- the nqrE gene encoding NADH:ubiquinone reductase (Na(+)-transporting) subunit E, producing the protein MENLISIFVKSIFIDNMIFAYFLGMCSYLAVSKTVKTSVGLGIAVIFVLGITVPVNYLINEYLLGPGALSWLGNDFSDVNLSFLTFIMFIAVIASMVQLVEMVIEKFSPALYNSLGIFLPLIAVNCAILGGSLFMQEREYQSLAEATSFGLGSGVGWFLAIVGIAAIREKIRYSNVPAPLRGLGITFIITGLM; encoded by the coding sequence ATGGAGAATCTGATAAGCATATTCGTTAAGTCCATCTTTATCGATAACATGATTTTTGCATACTTCCTGGGTATGTGCTCATACCTGGCAGTGTCAAAAACCGTTAAAACATCGGTTGGGTTAGGTATTGCGGTAATCTTTGTCCTGGGAATTACGGTTCCGGTGAACTACCTGATCAATGAGTATTTACTGGGGCCGGGCGCCTTGTCGTGGCTCGGAAATGACTTCTCCGATGTTAATCTCAGTTTTTTAACATTCATCATGTTTATTGCCGTGATTGCTTCCATGGTGCAATTGGTTGAGATGGTCATAGAAAAGTTTTCCCCGGCTTTGTATAATTCATTGGGGATCTTTCTTCCTCTTATTGCAGTAAACTGTGCAATTCTCGGTGGCTCACTGTTTATGCAGGAAAGAGAATATCAATCACTGGCTGAGGCCACCTCTTTCGGATTGGGTTCCGGTGTGGGCTGGTTCCTGGCTATTGTTGGCATTGCCGCCATTCGTGAAAAAATCCGGTACAGTAATGTGCCGGCCCCGTTAAGAGGATTGGGAATAACGTTTATTATTACCGGACTTATGG
- the nqrC gene encoding NADH:ubiquinone reductase (Na(+)-transporting) subunit C → MYSNRYIFIYSSIMVIIVAAILSSAAMFLKPIQDKNMATAKMQGILAAADITATSIDAEELYAKYITEELVIDKQGHVVSAFENNAFKSGDMRAFDLDIKKELYRKSMGEDFYTPLYVAHINNELIYIVPLLGKGLWGPIYGNIAFGPDFNRIIGAEFGHDKETPGLGAEINTRDFGQQFIGKTIFNQNGEFTSINVVKGGVSDLPQNLKIHGVDAISGGTITSNGVTDMLRNCLENYVPFIKDQVVNKKPV, encoded by the coding sequence ATGTACAGTAACCGATACATTTTTATTTATTCCTCCATCATGGTGATCATTGTGGCCGCTATCCTGTCTTCTGCTGCAATGTTCCTGAAACCTATACAGGATAAAAATATGGCCACAGCCAAGATGCAGGGCATCCTTGCTGCCGCGGATATTACCGCTACCAGCATAGATGCAGAGGAACTCTATGCAAAGTACATAACCGAAGAACTGGTAATCGATAAACAGGGACATGTAGTCAGCGCATTTGAAAATAATGCTTTCAAATCAGGTGATATGCGGGCTTTCGACCTGGACATAAAGAAAGAACTGTATCGCAAGTCGATGGGAGAGGATTTTTATACCCCTCTTTATGTCGCTCATATCAACAATGAACTGATTTATATTGTCCCTCTCCTGGGTAAAGGTCTCTGGGGACCTATTTATGGCAATATTGCCTTCGGTCCCGACTTTAACCGGATAATCGGTGCGGAGTTCGGTCATGATAAGGAAACTCCCGGATTGGGCGCTGAGATCAACACCAGAGATTTTGGTCAACAGTTTATCGGTAAGACCATTTTTAACCAAAATGGAGAGTTCACTTCCATCAATGTTGTGAAAGGTGGTGTAAGTGACTTGCCGCAAAACCTGAAAATCCATGGCGTTGATGCCATTTCCGGTGGAACAATTACCAGCAACGGGGTGACAGATATGCTCAGAAATTGCCTGGAAAATTATGTTCCATTTATCAAGGATCAAGTTGTTAACAAAAAACCTGTTTAA